From Micromonospora nigra, one genomic window encodes:
- a CDS encoding helix-hairpin-helix domain-containing protein yields the protein MAWSFGHWLILIVALVAGLAAGWLLRGRRDVPAARPIVEGDPVAAVLDEPPPAATVGSGQPKATVDPAPVAAVDPAPTAGVLADEVRTDQGATDTDRRTTDLSGPEPTTDGRTTGDSAPVPAAEPAAPELSAPEPAAEPAAPQPAATEPATEPAAPERLAAPAATVAAQHRTVEEPAPAVDPTESATETVTSPVAAAPVAVPAQAAPAQAAGTQATDDFRRIQGVGPKMAAALHDAGIRTYAQLAELDEAALRDTVRAAGLRATASLATWPQQAKVLAAGSGAAALPTSADA from the coding sequence GTGGCGTGGTCTTTCGGGCACTGGCTGATACTCATCGTGGCTCTGGTGGCGGGCCTGGCGGCCGGCTGGCTGCTGCGTGGCCGGCGGGACGTGCCGGCCGCCCGGCCCATCGTGGAGGGTGACCCGGTCGCCGCCGTGCTGGACGAGCCGCCACCCGCCGCCACCGTGGGGAGCGGACAGCCGAAGGCGACCGTCGACCCGGCACCGGTCGCGGCTGTGGATCCCGCCCCGACGGCGGGGGTGCTCGCCGACGAGGTCCGCACGGACCAGGGTGCGACCGACACCGACCGGCGGACCACCGACCTCTCCGGCCCGGAGCCGACCACCGACGGGCGGACCACCGGCGACTCCGCGCCGGTACCGGCCGCCGAGCCGGCCGCACCGGAACTGTCCGCCCCGGAGCCCGCCGCCGAACCGGCCGCACCGCAACCGGCCGCCACGGAACCGGCCACCGAACCGGCCGCACCGGAGCGTCTCGCCGCGCCGGCCGCTACCGTGGCGGCGCAGCACCGCACCGTCGAGGAACCGGCCCCGGCCGTCGACCCGACCGAGTCGGCCACGGAGACCGTCACCTCGCCGGTCGCCGCCGCACCGGTCGCCGTACCCGCTCAGGCAGCTCCGGCACAGGCGGCTGGGACGCAGGCCACCGACGACTTCCGACGGATCCAGGGCGTCGGGCCGAAGATGGCCGCCGCCCTGCACGACGCGGGCATCCGGACGTACGCGCAGCTCGCCGAGCTGGACGAGGCCGCGCTGCGGGACACCGTCCGCGCCGCCGGACTGCGCGCCACCGCCAGCCTGGCCACCTGGCCGCAGCAGGCCAAGGTGTTGGCGGCCGGCTCCGGGGCCGCCGCCCTGCCCACCTCCGCCGACGCCTGA
- a CDS encoding AfsR/SARP family transcriptional regulator: MAADPPLSTTGPRPVEVRLHLLGGFRLTHDDQPVVVPRGLQRVIALIGLRPGATRSHLAGLLWPDAAEDRALSSLRTALWRLRQDPCCPLTTTTDTVRLDPAVGVDVDDLVDTAVRVREGQDPHGATAALDAGRHDLLPGWYDDWVLADRERLRQLRLHMLEQVAGQYLAAGRHGEALDAALEAMAAEPLRETPHRLVVRIHLAEGNAFEAVHAYYVYRDLLLRELRLEPSPAMSALLDDTLAPIRRATRTTDVARHGPAARTAPRR, encoded by the coding sequence GTGGCCGCTGATCCACCGCTGTCGACCACCGGGCCCCGTCCCGTCGAGGTCCGGTTGCACCTGCTCGGCGGCTTCCGCCTCACGCACGACGACCAACCGGTCGTCGTGCCCCGGGGGTTGCAGCGGGTCATCGCCCTGATCGGGTTGCGACCCGGCGCCACCCGCAGCCACCTGGCCGGGCTGCTCTGGCCGGACGCCGCGGAGGACCGCGCCCTGTCGTCGCTGCGTACCGCGCTGTGGCGGTTGCGCCAGGACCCCTGCTGCCCGCTCACCACCACAACGGACACGGTGCGCCTCGACCCCGCGGTCGGGGTGGACGTGGACGACCTTGTCGACACCGCCGTGCGGGTACGCGAGGGGCAGGACCCGCACGGTGCGACGGCCGCCCTGGACGCCGGCCGGCACGACCTGCTGCCCGGCTGGTACGACGACTGGGTCCTCGCCGACCGGGAACGCCTGCGCCAACTGCGGCTGCACATGCTCGAACAGGTCGCCGGCCAGTACCTCGCGGCCGGCCGGCACGGCGAGGCACTCGACGCGGCGCTGGAGGCGATGGCCGCCGAGCCGTTGCGCGAGACCCCGCACCGGCTGGTGGTGCGCATCCACCTCGCGGAGGGCAACGCCTTCGAGGCGGTGCATGCCTACTACGTCTACCGCGACCTGCTGTTGCGGGAGCTGCGGCTGGAACCGTCGCCGGCGATGAGCGCCCTGCTCGACGACACGCTCGCGCCGATCCGCCGCGCCACCCGGACCACCGACGTCGCCCGCCACGGCCCGGCCGCCCGTACCGCGCCACGTCGCTGA
- a CDS encoding TcmI family type II polyketide cyclase: MDRTLIVAKVVPTAETAIADIFAESDRGELPHLVGVRHRSLYRLHDLYVHLIETGTPGDGAVEAVRDHPEFIRVSERLRPHISPYLPTWRTPRDAMAHCFYRFDASPVGRPS, from the coding sequence ATGGACCGTACGTTGATCGTCGCGAAGGTGGTGCCCACCGCCGAGACCGCGATCGCCGACATCTTCGCCGAGTCCGACCGCGGCGAGCTGCCCCACCTGGTGGGCGTCCGGCACCGCTCGCTCTACCGGCTGCACGACCTCTACGTGCACCTGATCGAGACCGGGACGCCCGGCGACGGCGCGGTGGAGGCCGTCCGGGACCACCCCGAGTTCATCCGGGTCAGCGAACGCCTGCGCCCCCACATCTCGCCCTACCTGCCGACCTGGCGGACCCCCCGGGACGCCATGGCGCACTGCTTCTACCGCTTCGACGCCAGCCCCGTCGGGCGGCCGTCGTGA
- a CDS encoding FAD-dependent oxidoreductase, which produces MTGERPHVLIVGAGTGGLCLAQGLRRAGISVAVYERYRTRADGLLGYRVGIGPTGSRALRDCLPPDLFDLFLVTCARAPRWFTVISQRLRETASFELRPDTDPVNTERSVARMTLRQVLLTGMEDVVHFGRTFTRYDQHADGTVTAHFADGGTATGDLLVAADGTHSAVRRQYLPHAVIRDAGTINIATRVPLTAHTRDLLPPRVRQGISLIFGTAGMMGVLHVMEFKWDADGRLKPGLADSDAELLRRWPGLRHDNTRDNINLVVWSTARRFPSDVMRRRGEDLLRVAADLTRTWHPHLRELLARADPASALPIRVSTSEPVPPWKSSTVTLLGDAIHTMTPGRGVGANTALRDANLLRRQLIRAAAGEKTLVQAVADYEAEMVPYGFARVADSLSRSGTSGDDRMYRPVFGRLALLGARGYFRVTSRVPPLRRKFVDDFYTYRGEEN; this is translated from the coding sequence ATGACCGGCGAACGCCCCCACGTCCTGATCGTCGGCGCGGGCACCGGCGGGCTGTGCCTGGCCCAGGGGCTGCGGCGGGCAGGGATCAGCGTGGCCGTTTACGAGCGCTACCGCACCCGTGCGGACGGCCTGCTGGGCTACCGGGTCGGCATCGGCCCGACCGGCAGCCGGGCGCTGCGTGACTGCCTGCCGCCGGACCTGTTCGACCTCTTCCTGGTCACCTGCGCCCGCGCGCCCCGCTGGTTCACGGTCATCAGCCAGCGGCTGCGCGAGACCGCGTCGTTCGAACTGCGTCCGGACACCGACCCGGTGAACACCGAACGCTCGGTGGCCCGGATGACGCTGCGCCAGGTCCTGCTCACCGGCATGGAGGACGTGGTGCACTTCGGCCGCACCTTCACCCGGTACGACCAGCACGCCGACGGGACCGTCACCGCGCACTTCGCCGACGGCGGCACCGCCACCGGTGACCTGCTCGTCGCGGCCGACGGTACGCACTCCGCCGTACGCCGCCAGTACCTGCCCCACGCGGTGATCCGCGACGCCGGCACCATCAACATCGCCACCCGCGTGCCGCTGACCGCGCACACCCGCGACCTGCTGCCGCCCCGCGTACGACAGGGCATCTCGCTGATCTTCGGCACCGCCGGGATGATGGGGGTGCTGCACGTGATGGAGTTCAAGTGGGACGCCGACGGCAGGCTGAAGCCCGGCCTCGCCGACTCGGACGCCGAGTTGCTGCGGCGGTGGCCGGGGCTGCGTCACGACAACACCCGGGACAACATCAACCTCGTCGTCTGGAGCACCGCCCGCCGGTTCCCTTCCGACGTCATGCGGCGCCGCGGCGAGGACCTCCTCCGGGTCGCCGCAGACCTGACCCGCACCTGGCATCCGCACCTGCGCGAGCTGCTGGCCCGCGCCGACCCGGCCAGCGCCCTGCCGATCCGGGTGTCGACCTCGGAGCCGGTGCCACCGTGGAAGAGCAGCACGGTCACCCTGCTCGGCGATGCCATCCACACCATGACACCGGGCCGGGGCGTCGGTGCCAACACCGCGCTGAGGGATGCGAACCTGCTACGCCGGCAGCTGATCCGGGCCGCCGCCGGGGAGAAGACGCTCGTGCAGGCGGTGGCCGACTACGAGGCGGAGATGGTGCCGTACGGCTTCGCCCGTGTCGCGGACTCGCTCTCCCGCAGCGGCACCAGCGGCGACGACCGGATGTACCGGCCGGTCTTCGGTCGGCTGGCCCTGCTGGGCGCGCGGGGCTACTTCCGGGTCACCAGCCGGGTGCCACCGCTGCGCCGCAAGTTCGTCGACGACTTCTACACCTACCGGGGCGAGGAGAACTGA
- a CDS encoding TcmI family type II polyketide cyclase has translation MSRLVIVSRIIPGAEGRVAQIFAESDATELPGLTGVRHRSLYCLHDLLVHVMETANVEADALAAARDHPLYRQVNDRLSAHTSPYLPTWRSPRDAIAGCFYTWDAAEVPAPRAAG, from the coding sequence ATGAGTCGTCTAGTGATCGTCAGCAGGATCATCCCCGGTGCGGAGGGGCGTGTGGCGCAGATCTTCGCCGAGTCCGACGCGACCGAGCTGCCCGGCCTGACCGGGGTCCGCCACCGGTCCCTGTACTGCCTGCACGACCTGCTGGTCCACGTCATGGAGACCGCGAACGTCGAGGCCGACGCCCTGGCCGCGGCCCGCGACCACCCGCTCTACCGACAGGTCAACGACCGGTTGTCCGCGCACACCTCGCCGTACCTGCCGACCTGGCGCTCGCCGCGCGACGCGATCGCCGGTTGCTTCTACACCTGGGACGCCGCCGAGGTGCCGGCGCCCCGGGCCGCCGGGTGA